A DNA window from Nycticebus coucang isolate mNycCou1 chromosome 1, mNycCou1.pri, whole genome shotgun sequence contains the following coding sequences:
- the EPGN gene encoding epigen isoform X2, whose protein sequence is MQQSLRELNKTFHPSVLEDKSKKVKQLQEMALEVPISVYLLFNANDTEGPIALRFSHPCLEDHNSYCINGVCAFHRELAKAICRCFTGYTGERCEHLTLTSYAVDSLEKYIAVGVGVGLLLSGFLAVVYCYIRKRCLKTKSPYNICPGGRPL, encoded by the exons atgcaacAAAGTCTGAGAGAGCTCAATAAAACCTTCCACCCTTCAGTCTTGGAGGACAAGAGCAAGAAAGTGAAGCAACTGCAGGAAATGGCTTTGGAAGTTCCCATATCCGTTTATCTTTTATTCAATG CCAACGACACGGAAGGGCCCATAGCCTTGAGGTTCTCACACCCTTGCCTGGAAGACCATAACAGTTACTGCATCAATGGTGTTTGTGCCTTCCACCGTGAACTAGCCAAAGCCATCTGCAG gtGCTTTACTGGCTATACTGGAGAAAGGTGTGAGCACCTGACGTTAACTTCATATGCTGTAGATTCTCTGGAGAAGTACATTGCGGTTGGGGTTGGAGTGGGATTACTCCTAAGTGGTTTTCTTGCTGTTGTTTACTGCTACATAAGAAAAAG GTGTCTAAAAACGAAATCGCCTTACAACATCTGTCCTGGAGGTAGACCGCTGTGA
- the EPGN gene encoding epigen isoform X1 produces MQQSLRELNKTFHPSVLEDKSKKVKQLQEMALEVPISVYLLFNAMTVLAEEAAATLTPAATAPQTNGTVNKTEANDTEGPIALRFSHPCLEDHNSYCINGVCAFHRELAKAICRCFTGYTGERCEHLTLTSYAVDSLEKYIAVGVGVGLLLSGFLAVVYCYIRKRCLKTKSPYNICPGGRPL; encoded by the exons atgcaacAAAGTCTGAGAGAGCTCAATAAAACCTTCCACCCTTCAGTCTTGGAGGACAAGAGCAAGAAAGTGAAGCAACTGCAGGAAATGGCTTTGGAAGTTCCCATATCCGTTTATCTTTTATTCAATG CAATGACGGTGCTGGCTGAAGAGGCAGCTGCCACCTTGACACCTGCAGCCACAGCCCCGCAAACCAACGGGACCGTTAACAAAACTGAAG CCAACGACACGGAAGGGCCCATAGCCTTGAGGTTCTCACACCCTTGCCTGGAAGACCATAACAGTTACTGCATCAATGGTGTTTGTGCCTTCCACCGTGAACTAGCCAAAGCCATCTGCAG gtGCTTTACTGGCTATACTGGAGAAAGGTGTGAGCACCTGACGTTAACTTCATATGCTGTAGATTCTCTGGAGAAGTACATTGCGGTTGGGGTTGGAGTGGGATTACTCCTAAGTGGTTTTCTTGCTGTTGTTTACTGCTACATAAGAAAAAG GTGTCTAAAAACGAAATCGCCTTACAACATCTGTCCTGGAGGTAGACCGCTGTGA